From the Coffea eugenioides isolate CCC68of chromosome 1, Ceug_1.0, whole genome shotgun sequence genome, the window tctgGACGCAGACAAGGGCAGCTAAGCCAGTCCTAGGCAAGTACTATCGAGAGCCCAGAAAATCTGGGCCAATTCCATTGCACTTGATTGAAAATCTGGTCAGAAGTATCAGTCAAGATCACTACGTTAGCGACACAGGAGACATCGTGTTTTACCAGACCGACCCAAATCTCAACGGATCCCATCATAAGAGCAAGGATCAGTAACCCCCCCAATCCCACGGAGTCTACGAGTTGCAGACCAGAGAAATAATACAAGGCTTTAGAGCCATTCACAATCTGTTTGGAGCCAACTTCTGGTCCTGATGGCTCGACAATTCAGCAGCTTTTTATGATAATGTTATACTAGACTATAGTATAGTTGATAAGTACAACTTGCATCTGTTCATTAGAAGTTGGAACTAAAGTTTGCCAGTTTGGTGTTTTAATTCCATTGAAGATGTAATACTACCCATTTTTGAGACATTGAAATTTGAATTAAATCGAGCTAAAGAAGCTAAATTTTGTTCCTGTTTTATCCAACACGTTTTAAGACACAACTTTGCCATTCTTTTCAGCAGCTTTGTTTTGTTTGTGTATCACGTCCAGTTTTGCACCAAGGCAGCATCTTTGTGTGTTCCATTATTCTATTCTATTACTCGTTTTGTGCTGCTTtgaggggagggggaaaaaaataacaattcacTCAATTTCGACTAAAATAAATCTTTCCGAAAAGAAGTGCAAAGTGCAAGTATCCCATAAATAATAGGgggggaaagagagagagagagaaatttttgtaatattttCTAACTAGACTATTGAGGGACTGAGGGAGAAAACTCACTTTTACACCAAATAACTTTAAAGTGCGCTACAATTTTTAGCTTTTAGAATAAAAACAGTTAAACGGACGGGTCTGTTTgaattgtgaattattagagatatttttactgtagcactttttgtgatgtgatgtatgtgagataaaaaggtaattgagaaggtaaaaaggtgtattggaaattgtaatgatgatgtaagcaaataaatttggaaaaataaagCCCAATCCGAGCCTACTTCTCTAATaaatactttttcttttttttgtttcgacgGGAAAAGAAAGCACTATACTTGTCTCGTAATGGCCACTGGTTTGAGCCTAGTCATTGGAGAAGAGAAAGCATAGTTGTCAAAATCGCGatccggatcgtaggatcgtacgatcctacgatccggatAACCAAAATCGATCCGGATCGTATGCAGAGTCGCAAATCATATTAATTTTTTGCAGGATCGCATAGAATCGTAGCAGGATCGTGTAGGATCGTTCAGGATCGTTCAGGATCGTAtaggatcgtaggatcgtaggatcgtacgatcctacaattttttgtaaatttgtgAAATACGAAGCTCCATtttgcaaataaatgaaaatatttgtggtatatttgtaatttatcaaagaaTTGCAACCTTTAATTGCAATTAAGAGCTTTTGGTAGGATCTTACGATTCTACGATccgatcctacgatccgatcCTGTGAAACTAAAATCGATCCTACGTAGGATCCCGATTTTACAAACCTTGAGAGAAAGTAGAGCACATCAAGTCTTTACTCTAGGCCCAGAGGCCACACTAGATAGAgccgcctttttttttttttttttttctttttttcttttttaaagtaGAGGGTGTCGAGTACTATTAAGGTCCTTAACTCTGGGCCCATGGTAgcccaaataaaaatttaattacTGCCTGCCTGGACGGGAATTCAAATTCTTAACCTACCAGCAAGAAAGTCTCATAGTGCCCAAAAAAAGTCTTTAATGCAAATCCTAGCCAATTGAACCAAGTTAACTAACCATTGAGCATCCACTAAAACGGGACTAAGTCCCTCGTTGAGCATAATTAAAAGGTGTATCTATGGTAGAATAGAAAATGAAACTCAGCGTTATTGAGTAGTAGTCATTTTCATTGAGGTGGCCCAAAGGGTTGTGCGTGCTATCTACTAGCACTTTGAATAATAGTAGTAACAAGTTAAGGAAAAGGAAACCCAGTTCGAATCCAAAGAATCTTTTCGGACTCCGCAATCTGCAAATTCTTCTGAACCTGGAACTGGAAGCTGGAAATGGGAAGCATGAAGTAGAAAAGGGGAACAAGAAAAACAGAGAATTGAAGTCTTcggatttggggcagggacggtcatcagtatgaccgtccctgcacggTTCATGGTCCAGATTGGACCTCAAAAAAATGTGCGGCTCAGATAACAAGTGGTAACTCGATTTTCGCGCTAAGTGTGGGGCTCACCACTATCTGTTGTGAAAATACAACCTGTGGAAAAAAGTTACACGGTGAACAAAAGAAGTTACGCGCTGTTGATGAAGAGAAAATTTGTCGGGGACGGTTGCAGGCCCCAAGTCCGAAGTCTGAAGGCAGGGTGGGTGACTGAAGGATTCACTTTTTAAGGACCCTTTGGCATTAAATTGTTTGCTAACACGGCCACGGGGACCgaaacaaaaattgaatatACAAAAAAGTAGTTGGCGCTTGGCAGTGTGTGTACACTGTAACAGGCATAGTTGAAAGTCCAAGCAGGCAAGGTCAGTTTCTTCGGCTGATCGATCAGCAAACCCCACCTCCCAATGCCCAAAAAGAATTTTTCCCCCACTCACTATTGTCCTCCCTGACAATTTTCACCCAGTCTGCCCTTTCCACTCTCACCATCTTGACTCTCTATTCCGCCTTCTACAGTCCTCTCTCTTGACCTCATCCTCCCACATTCACCTGCACGCATGGAAAGAAGAAAGCGTTTTACCAGCGAAAACGTTTCTAATTCGACCATTTGGTTTATAGACATTATTAATTAGATACATTGCAAGAAAAGCATCAACCTGAACAATCCTATAGATTGTCTTAATTAGTTGCACCAGTACTTGTTTCGAGATTATCCAATGATTCTTGGTCGTAAATGGCAACAAATTCTATTCATCATTACACTGCATCTCACTTGATTCAATCCCATTGAGAGCAATGCAAGCCAAATCTAATCATGATCTAATAGTAGCAGAATGATCTCTTAGAGTCCATTCGGATTTCAGACCAAAACTCCACTCCATGCAGCCTTTGTTCGACAGATGCTATGACTGATTGCCAAGGTAGGCATGCTCAGTCGTTAGCGGTACACACCATTTGATGGAGCCAATTCGGATAAGACAAATTGCACAAATTGACTGCTCGTAGCGCGTGGGAACATAACTTCCTTCCTTTCTCCATCAAACTGCTTACATTACATTACAATATACAATgccctttagattcaaatgtaAAGCCCGCCACCACCGCTTCACTGTCTCCCATCCCTCCCAACATTCAAATCTATCTTAGCTTTTCTCCATTCGCTTTTCCTCGCATTCACTGTTCTCTTTGCCAGTTCCAACTCCAAATAATTCAACTCTCTAACtgactttttctttcttcttttttctcgtACTTCTCGTTCAAACACAAAAGAGCCCTTCCACTTGATCAAGAACATGAAGTTCTTGACTTCCTCTTCATCCACCGCCTCCTCGACCATCACCTCCACCACTGCCTCCACTTCTTTCGGTGGCAATGTCCACAATTCCAGAAGCACCCCAGCTGGGTGCATTGCCGGGGTCTTCCGCCGACTTCTTTGCCTTAAAAGCCTTCCCACGCACCCCTCTGATCACTTCAAAGACACCGACCACGACTCTGTCTCCGTGGAGCTTGACAGGCTACAATGTACTAGTACTGTAAGTGCAGAGGAGAGGGCTGAGTCCTCCGCCACACCGTGCATCGTGGCAAGGCTAATGGGTTTAGAATCATTGCTGCCTCAGACCGATTTTTCTGCCGCTGAAAAAAGTCCGAGTTCAATTGCACGTAGCCGGTCGATGAATTCTGTGGATTTGATGAAGGAGCTTGTGTCAATTCAGGGGAGGCATAGACGCGTGAAGAGCTTCAGGGAGACTGCTCCCACATTTCTTGAGCTAGAAGATGAGAATTTTTTTGTTCTTAGCTTTGAGAATATTGTAGGTGAAAGTAGGAAATCGGAGACGGGTTCGAAGCAGAAGAAGCAAAGAGGCAGAGGAGCAAACGATAAATCCCAGAATAGTACGAGGAGCAGGGAGAATGCTTATgaaaagaataaagaaaatcaagatccCATGAATGTTTTAAATAATGAGAAGCAAGAGCGGACGACGGATTCTAGGAAGGCTTCTCAAAGAGCTGTTTCTGAAGTAATGAGCGACGGTATTCGTCCACTGAGTATTAGTTCTTCCCAAAATTCATTTGAGGGGAAGGAAGTCGAAAACAGGGCAAAGCCCATAAACCGCAAACCTGAGAATGAATTAGGAAGGAGAAGAAggatgaagaagagaaaagatgaTTGCTTGCCAGTAAAGAAAGTAGAATCAGATTGCTCTGATTCTGAAAATTCCAgcccaaattctgttttggataTCGTGAAATTCCCATGTGATCCAGAAGTTACGAGCTCAGGTTTGCTTCTTATACCCCTAGCTTCacatttttttcttctaaattcGATTTTTCTTTCAATATTAACTATAGTAGTATAACTTTAGTGAACTTCATTGCTCTCTGGCTGAGTTTTGAATATGTTGCGACAGAGGGGCTCTCACGATTGACGAATTCAAAGTCAAGGAGGACTTTAACAGAAGAACTCGAGAATTATAGGAAGCTGAATCATCAGTACGTTGATAAGAGTTTGACAAGCAATGCTTCTGGTAAATCTAGGACTCGCAGCGAAGGCAAATGCGTTGAGTTGAGGAAGAATGATCGTGGAAGGCAGAATAATTCTGCCAACATGTGGGGTGAAATTTGCGAATTGGCAGAAAAAGACACGATTCGGTCGAATTGGATACCACTGAGCAAGGAGATTCAGAAGTTTGAAGGCTACAGAGAGATCAGTGGAGAATTCGAGATACAAATTTTTGAGGAATTGTTGGGAGAGCTGGTGGATCAGCTCGGTGGGGGGACTTGCCACCAAAATCTTTGACTTGTAAAATCACACCAACTCAACGTATTCATACttccttgcttttttttttttttttttgtagtatatatattatatataaaatgtCTACTACGTAAACCATTACAGAATCTAGATTGCAATATGACACGGGATAGTATTCCTAGTTTCATGTACCATGTAGAATGTAAGTAATAGCTAGAGATCTCAGATCACTTCTTGTTCTCCGATATTTGAGTTCTTTCTTTTGTAAAAAATAATAGCCTAGTTcataatactactactactacttctAATTTCTCGTTTCCCTTCTATTTAATAAATTGAAAATTGTATTTGCGATtcaagtaaaatattatttgaaataataatatttaaaataacttgtttcttttctttcaagaGCCTCAAGAAACAAATTGATGAGATTTGCTCTGTAGAATCACACCGTCAAGTAATTATGCCCCTTTTCATGTGATTAAAGAACGAAAAATGGTTGGGCCCATATCCAGTGAAAGAGCAACCGAGACGGCATGGACAGCTTAGGCTTTTTAGCTGCTTGTATTTTGATTACAACGGCCCAATAACTAATGAGACGGACGTTTTGATGTTGTGACAAGCTGGGATTAAGGAACTGCTAACTTTAATTTTAGGGATTGTTACATTGGTAATTGGTTATTATTCCTCCCCATTTTGATGCCTCTCTATAAATCTAAAATAGCAAGAAAAAAGACAATTACTTTGCCTACTCTGCTTGTCAAACTCACGCACTTGTAATCGTTTGTACTATATTAACAACGAAGATGTACACACACACTCATTCAAATGTACACAattgttaagaaaataaaaaaagttacatatattttttttaatttttttacatATGAGGATGTGgtttcacacacacacacacagatatatatatatatatatatatatatatataacacaAATGATCAATATGGTCAACTTGTTTGTTTGATCAATGATGTCACTTATTCGTCAAAAACAAAACATACTCGTTGAATAAATGGTGAAGATGATCAACTTAGAGACGTGATTGCTTTTGAAATTGGCCCTTGCTAGTGCCGAAAATaatcatgttttggtcaaaCAACTGCATCACTCAATTAACAAGAATAAAACTTTAGGACTAAATTGCCTAAAATAAAAGTTTAATTCCATAGACTCAATTTtacgttcttttttttttttttttgcgtatTCTTAATTATTAGAGAAAGAGATAaccatttccttttctttttatgttttggaaCCGATTACTTTTTATTTGTGGGAAGGAATAGTCAGATAATCTGGGTTTGTGTCagtaatttttcctttgattttttgGCAATAAGCGAGATTCTTAAAGTAAAGGGTAATATACCAAAAAAATTCCCAGTGAATTGataaatgttcaatttaactccCTCTTATTAGGAAACCTATACTATAACTCCTTATGGTTtcgactaaattgaaaattggacAGAAAGCATTCAATCTTATGGTTATCTATGAAATGTCAATATTGCCTCTACCATACATGAGATGTTTTcaattcaattttcaatttagtcgaAACTACAGGAAGTTATAGTGTAGTTTTTCAAACTAGTGGGAGTTAAATTGAATATTGGACAAACCATAGGGAGTTCATTTATGTAGGGGCAATATTGACATTTCACGTATAACCGTTAGATTGGATGTTTTCCAtccaatttttaatttaattgaaATCATAAAGAGCTATGCTGTAGGTTTCCAAATCAGACGGAGTTAAATTAAACATTTAACAAACTATAAGgagttttttgatattttactCTTAAATAAATAGAGTCGGTCAACAACATTTCTGGCCGCCCCGTGCGCATTATCTGTTTTACAAGTTACAGTTGAGATGGGCACATGaaatcaaagagattggaaagGCAGAAGGTTAAAGAAAAAGCTACTACTCCATGAAACTTGAGAAAGTGTTCAGATGTTATCTGGCTACCATGCATGGTTGCACTCGTGGAGTTGCACTTGTCAAGTTCTTCCCTGAAAATGCCACTGCccttgagggaaaaaaatatatatatttatagtcATATTCAGTCACCCCAAAATTCTTGGGAAATGGACGATGAACAAACTACAAAAGAATATGCCAGGCAACAACTTGAAAAAAGGGTTTAGTTGTTTCAAGGGATGTTGAACTCAAGGTACTTCAGCTCCGATAGCCATCATGCAACTTCTCTTTGTTCTGTGATTTCTGTGGACTTATCTGCATAGTATTTgttagtttgtttggataggctACATACATGGTGCTTCAATTAGTAGTATTATTTTAAGGATTGGTTACTGATTACTATTTGATTGCGGGAGGAAATCTAAAACTCCTTAAAGCAGTTTGTTTGAAGTCCACCATTAACCAAGTGCATGCAATGCAAAGCTGTGCGTCCCACAAGCCCACGGCCTCAAATTGCCTCAATTTCTCATTCATTTCTGGCGGTCCTACCCACTCATTCATAATCTTTTCAAGAACTTGAACCCACTTCTGGCAAATGTGCTGGGTTGAGAAAGAATGATCAGAGGAGACATATTAATGATGTGGTGGTGTAACATGGCAGAGAAAGTCACAGGATTCAATTCAATTGGACTTCACACAAGGAGGAGTTCCAGTGAGTTTGAAGACAACAAAAAgaactaatttttctttttctttttttttaatctttgttTATAGAAAACATCTCTAGTAGAGTACTATTATATACTCCGGTAGAAATCTAGAATCCAAATGGGAATGTTACATTATTGGTAATTGGTCATCGTCGTCCCTGCCCATCTATATAATGGAGTATTGACTTATCCGTCCAACATTCAACGTTcaagatttaaaaaaatttgtaaagAAAATTCCAAGAAGTGCAGCCATGCTATTATTGGCATATCCGTCCAACATTGACTAAATCACGTGCTAAGAGTACAATAATCTGTTTCAACTTTCGAGCCCAGGCACCAAATTTTCATGAAATAGCGATAGCgcaccaatttttttttttttttccggaaacGTTAGAAAAAGAAATCAAAGCGAGGAACCTCTGCATATACAAaagtttccccttttttttttcctcttttgtgTGGTGCTCTCTTCATATACAAAATTTCTCTGGTAGTAGACAAAAGATGTCCTCAGTTTCAAATAGGCAAGTATCAAATGTGTGCAAGGCCGGCGAAGTTTACTAGCTGTCGCTTTAGATTGAGTTCAGAAATGCTCTCCATTCGGCAGCTGAAGTTCTTTTGTATCCTTGCAGCTCTATAATCCAACAAGTTATGTGACCAATTGAATTGACCGAGTAAAGGCAATTTACAACTGTTGCAAACCAATTGAGCAAAATTTGTTACTGCTTATTTCTCCTACAATTCTGAAAGCAACCTCCTCCTCCTATCCGGCAAAGGAAATTTCCAGTGGCCGATTGAATGACGATCAGCATCAGGAAGATAGAATACTTGAGAAATTGTCCATTAGTAGTAGTATTCTCTATATCTAGATGATAGCTTTGTGTCGTGCCTTTATGCTTTTTCTTCGTAGAAGGTGCGAGAGAATAGGACTGGCAATATTCATACGGCAGAGGAGAGTTGATCCCTAACGAATAAATAAGGTAACGAAAGGAACCCCATCAGTGCTCATCTCATTTCCAACTAAAAGACAAGAAACTTCAGCTCTCGCCTTTTTTGAAATGCAGGACCAATTACCACCATTTTCAAAAGgtaaagagagagaggaagtggAATGAAACAGCCACACACATGAGATGCCCTGAATCGTCACAAGGATCCATGAATGTGTATCATGTGTCCAAAATTCATGATGGCAGCTGTAGTCATTTTATCTTCATTGGATCAGCCAAGGAAATTTCGGACAAATTGAGTGGGAATATGTATTTCAGAGAAGGGCTGGATCATCGTCCCCATTATATATTCGACAGGTAAAACAATTATGACTTCATCACGAGGGCATTAGAAACAACTAAAAAGGACAGGCAGAGGATCTTCCTGGTCTGAAGTAACTGAAGGAGCAGGTCCTACAGCAACGAAATGGAACATACCAGTGACGTTCCACAACATTCTGACAAGTTTCTTGCAACAACTTCTGGTGAATTGGGATAGTTGCGAAAGAACATAAACGCATAAAAAGTGGGGGGACTTGTCCCCTTCAATTTGCTTTAAGGTAGTACAAGATTGAGAACGATATGACATAAAATTTAAGTATTCGAAGGAAATCTAAACGATAACAAACGAATGGACAAAAATCTATGGAAAAGGCAGAATGCTTCTCTCTGCCCTTTTATCTTTCCTCAATTTCTTTCCTCTGAATCCATTCACCTATATATGGTGAACAAAAATGTCAATCAAAAAATGACAATAGAATTTGTTTACGGTCGAACTGACAAAGAATATGGTTGTCAAGACTAGTTTTAAGCCAAAATGTGCTCCTGCTCCATGTATAATTGATCTACCCAAGATGGATGCATCTCAGACCCTCCACTGTTTAAAAGGTATTGCTGATGATCCTTGCCGTGGAATTCAGCTTGCCCAGGCGTTACAGAAGGGCCATCCTTCACCGAAGACTCAACCCAAGACGCGTCCGGCTTATTAGCAGCTGTTGACCTTGAGGCTGCAGTTGACACAAAATTGCCACCACTATTCCTGAACCCAAAAGAAGCAGATTTCCTTAACTTGTTAATCTCTTCTTTCTGGATACCCCAGTCCAATTTTCCATCAGGGGAGCTCCAGTCTGAAAAGGGTGACAGCATCATGGATGCAGAAGAAATGGGTGAAGAAATCCCAGAGTGACGGTTTACTGCACTACGATCAATGAAACTCTGGCTCCGCTTTGCAAACGCAGCAGACCGCGGATTCAGAACTGTAGCCGTTGACCCAGATGGATCCATTCCAAATGCAGATGATGTCCTAATTGAGGATGACGCGAGGTTAGAAGGGTAGCTTGATCGAAGCTGCTGATTCATATTTTGCCGCATCTGATGAGCCGTTGGAGAAAGCAGCTGATTTAAACCAGCATCTGTGGATAGCCCCTGCAACTGAGACAAAATTGTGGAATCAAGACTTCCAAAAACATCATCAAGATTAGTGGGTTTCAAGCCACCATGCCTAATCCCATCACTATTTTGCTCGACAGAGGAAGCAGCAAACGCTCCAGGTGTGCCTAATCCATGGTTCCAGCTAGATGGCGAAGAAAGGCTAGACAAGTCATCCAACAACTGCTGGCGCCACTGACGATTACCATCTAGACCAAGTAGTTCAGCATCTAAATCAATATCTCTAGCATTTATGGCAGCTTTCAACCTGCTGCCAGGCAACTGCAGGGTTGGAGGTGCAAGGGTGGGCTGGTTTGGCCACATAGATCCACCAATAGGGGAAGAGGCTCCAGAAGGAGTCATCGGCGGTGTTGAGGTTGGAGGCATCATGATAGAAGGAGAACCAAGGGCGAGTGGGCTGATTGATGCAATATCAAACGTCGAAGCGCTGGAAGAGAATGATCTAGGGGAAGGCACTGCTGAACCAGTGGAAGCATACAGGGGTCGTAACTCTTCAGGTTTGTGGGCAAAGAAACATACCCTTCTTGTACAATTAGTCTCGTCCTTGCACAGACGAGTACGATATTGGGCAGGGTGAAGCCAGCACTCAAATATTCCATGTGCATATTCACATGCGTCTCCCCTCTGGCATGTACCCTTGCGAAAATCAGGGCAAGGAACACAGCTGTAATGATACTTTCTTGGATCACGCCGCCTAGCATTTTCACCAGGGTGAACAAAGGGACATTCAGTCCAGTCGTGCGAGTAGGCCCTCGAGCAAGGCTTGATCTTAAATGTATACATCCTAAACTCATCCGTCCCGTATATACCATTCTTTATGTCAGGAAGAGAGGGATCAACAGGATACTCTTTCTTCTCCATTCCATCTTTAGAGGGCAAAGGTGGGGACACCCGCCCATCTTCTCGTTCAGTGGGTCGATCATCTGATTCTGAGGCTCCTTCGGTATAATTTCCGCCATTCAATATCACCTCCAGAGCCTTACTCCTCAAATTAAAGGAAGAATTCTGAAATGGAGCAATCAAGTCGACAGGCCGCTTTCCATTAGCATCAACAGAATTTACATCAGCAGAAGCATCAATCAAAAGCCTGACAATCTCAAGTGAAGCAGCAGAACCACCCGCAGCAGCGCAATGGAGGGCAGTAGCACCATCAGAACCACAAGTTTTGTTGACATCAATCCCACCTTTTTCCAGGATGTAATTGACAACCCTTTTGCTGCCAAACATAGAAGCCATCATGAGAGGTGTCCTCTCCTCAAGCCCCATCTCCTTTGAACCAATTCTTCGACCATACCACACAGCCAACTCATCAATACCATGTCCCTCCCTTTCCACAGCAACCATAAAGGCAGAAAGATCATCAGATGCTGAGAACTCGAGCAACTCTGAAGAACTAGAGGCAAAATCCCCCATGGCCAAATCAACAGCACAATCTTTCCTCTTGGAACCGTTGCACATGTTTATATTCAACTCTGTCCTCTCTCTACAAAATAGTCAGAGAGCAAAATTAGCCACACAAACTTCAAATTTTTCAGCACAAAAGCAATCAAAacacagaaaaaaaaaggtataaaCTTTTCCTTCAATATAGTAAATTATCCCCAATTAGATCATTAAAAGATCAAATTAAACCgagaaaaaaaatcatgcatccaaatcacttcaaaggGGCGATTATAGCATTTCTAAGTAACAAAGCTGCAATCTTTATACCCCAGAAGCCTAGCTTTATAGAACATAAGCAAAAATTAATGTGCAAAATTGGCCTACACAACATCAACGAAATGCAAAAAAAGATATAACTATCACTTTACAACCAAAATCCCAGAAAGAGGAAACCAAAACAAATCAAGTGAAAATTTTCATGCGTGTAAACTGTAAGCTATGATACAAACTAGAAAGTACACATAGAAAAGAGCAGAGCAAGAGAAGATACCTCAAACTTTGCAGAGagaagaaaatttctgaaaacCCAGTTTTCCCTTAGAAGagaaaatgagaagaaaaaccACTACAACTTGATCTTTGCTATTAACGCAAGCAGGCCAGCAGCCCCTCTTTATTAACTACACAGCATTGAGAGGGAAAGCTAGAGAGAGAAGGAATGGcctaaaataattaataaaataaataaggaaTAGAAAAtatttgagagagagagaaggagagAGAAAAGACTTTTCTTTCCATTGTTTTTCGTATGTCTTCCCTTTCGTCTTTTTGTTTGGGAGTCAAAAAGACGAGCCTACCAATGTAGTACCGGTACTATTAACCTTCCATTTCGTTTCCAATCAACCTAAATCCAGTTAACACCACCCCCGATTTTCCTGAAATGAAATGCACATTCAAATGCGATGAAATGCAAATTTGAACACATATTTTCACTTTGGGGCCCTTACGTTTTAAATCCTCTCTTAATTAGTCTCTTAAGTTTTCCTTATAACATTCTTACTTCTGCACGTTGCTATTTGTATTTGCGACTTTATAGACAAAAGtgagattttctttttaatgacTCCAACGAATCTActattcaagaaatttttttaaaaattttcttctttgttttaaattatttttagttgGATTGGTCCTAAATATCATGTATTAAGATGACCTTAAACTTTCAATATTGATTATTAGTCTCTTATCTTTTTAAAGTTTATTAGTTGAgaacattgaaataataaatattTGACTCACTTTATAAAGAATCAAATGTTTATAAGTGAATAAAAATtagttaaaaaattaattgaaacaagtACAATGGATATAATCATTGAGATTGGTTCAGTGTTTACAAAAATACTCTTAGAGGTTCATTTCCACAGGTTTAATATTCAAATATTATATTTAATAGATAAGGGTGAAAAATGTATAGGAAGGGATGGGAGGTGGAAAAAATTGTTATCGATGAACCATTGTGATACTAAAATTGTGATACTGGGAGTGTTTGGATActaaaattattccaaataatatttcgcttgcattacaaacacattttccaacctatctttttatatttccaatcacctttttatctcacatacatcatatcacaaaaagtgctacagtaattatttcaaataatattttaaataatacactatccaaacaagTACTATTTTTAAAAACAGTGTGATTGTAAATAGtacaattgtttttttttttttttaagtacaaTGGATATGGAACTAAATATGTGATAATTTTAAGCGATGATCTCAAACTAGTCCAAAACTTAAGGACTACAGTTGCAATTTTCTCCCTCACATTTATAGTTCCGCGGGTCATTACGGGGACTGCCCGTCTTTGTGGTGCTTGAGTGCCATGTGTAATTAGCACtcttaataaaataaaataaaataaccggCCGGATTGAGATCCCTTTTGGAGTCATGCTTTGTGTGTTCGTACTCGACTTGCATTCAATGACGTGGACGTACCTGTTAGAATTTTAGCTCAATCCCTCTAGGCTTGCAGGTGATCTCGCTGGGCTTACGGTACACATC encodes:
- the LOC113774414 gene encoding uncharacterized protein LOC113774414, which produces MKFLTSSSSTASSTITSTTASTSFGGNVHNSRSTPAGCIAGVFRRLLCLKSLPTHPSDHFKDTDHDSVSVELDRLQCTSTVSAEERAESSATPCIVARLMGLESLLPQTDFSAAEKSPSSIARSRSMNSVDLMKELVSIQGRHRRVKSFRETAPTFLELEDENFFVLSFENIVGESRKSETGSKQKKQRGRGANDKSQNSTRSRENAYEKNKENQDPMNVLNNEKQERTTDSRKASQRAVSEVMSDGIRPLSISSSQNSFEGKEVENRAKPINRKPENELGRRRRMKKRKDDCLPVKKVESDCSDSENSSPNSVLDIVKFPCDPEVTSSEGLSRLTNSKSRRTLTEELENYRKLNHQYVDKSLTSNASGKSRTRSEGKCVELRKNDRGRQNNSANMWGEICELAEKDTIRSNWIPLSKEIQKFEGYREISGEFEIQIFEELLGELVDQLGGGTCHQNL
- the LOC113764436 gene encoding zinc finger CCCH domain-containing protein 66, which gives rise to MCNGSKRKDCAVDLAMGDFASSSSELLEFSASDDLSAFMVAVEREGHGIDELAVWYGRRIGSKEMGLEERTPLMMASMFGSKRVVNYILEKGGIDVNKTCGSDGATALHCAAAGGSAASLEIVRLLIDASADVNSVDANGKRPVDLIAPFQNSSFNLRSKALEVILNGGNYTEGASESDDRPTEREDGRVSPPLPSKDGMEKKEYPVDPSLPDIKNGIYGTDEFRMYTFKIKPCSRAYSHDWTECPFVHPGENARRRDPRKYHYSCVPCPDFRKGTCQRGDACEYAHGIFECWLHPAQYRTRLCKDETNCTRRVCFFAHKPEELRPLYASTGSAVPSPRSFSSSASTFDIASISPLALGSPSIMMPPTSTPPMTPSGASSPIGGSMWPNQPTLAPPTLQLPGSRLKAAINARDIDLDAELLGLDGNRQWRQQLLDDLSSLSSPSSWNHGLGTPGAFAASSVEQNSDGIRHGGLKPTNLDDVFGSLDSTILSQLQGLSTDAGLNQLLSPTAHQMRQNMNQQLRSSYPSNLASSSIRTSSAFGMDPSGSTATVLNPRSAAFAKRSQSFIDRSAVNRHSGISSPISSASMMLSPFSDWSSPDGKLDWGIQKEEINKLRKSASFGFRNSGGNFVSTAASRSTAANKPDASWVESSVKDGPSVTPGQAEFHGKDHQQYLLNSGGSEMHPSWVDQLYMEQEHILA